The Mesotoga sp. UBA6090 sequence AAGCCAACTGAGATCTCTCTTTTTAGAGTTCTGCCTAGGTTTTTCTGGTTTTCGGGAGTTAGGATTCCTGACATGTTTTGATACACCTGAACAGCTGCCCCACTAATAGTCTCATCCTGAAAACCTCTCGCAAGATCCTTCAACAATCTCTGATATACAGCCCTTGGAGATTCTATTCTTCCCGTGCCCTTACAGATCGGACATGAAGAATATAGTTTTGATCCGATGGCAGCTGTAGATCGCTTTCTAGTCATTTCCAGAAGTCCCAGTCTAGTGAATCCCATTATCATGGTCCTTGCCTTGTCCTTCTTAAATTCACTGGTGAGGCTGTCAATTATTTTCTGTCTATCTTCGTCGCTCTTCATATCTATGAAGTCGATAACAACGATTCCTCCGATATTTCTCAGTCTCAGCTGTCTTGCTATTTCCGAAGCAGCTTCAAGGTTAGTATTCAATGAAGTCTCAGATACGTCATTTCCAGAGATATTGCTGGCCGAGTTTACGTCGATTACAGTCATTGCTTCCGTTCTATCAATGTAGATATTCCCTCCTCCAGGTAAGGAAACCATTCTAGTGTAGAGAATCTTCATTTTCTCATACACTTCTTCAGATGCGAAAGCGTCACCTTCGACGTACCTTACAACTGGTTTAAAGCCCGATTTGAACTTGCTAATTCCTGCGACGACATCGTGCCAGAGTTCCTCGGAGTCAACCACTATTTCCTTTGTGTTCTCAGTAAGCCTCTCTCTGAGTATATATTCGACAAACGATGGTTCCTCGTATAGAATCTTTGGCTTTCTGCTCCTCCTGAACGTTTCATTTATCTGATTCCAGTTACTACGAAGACTCTCGAGCTCTTCTTTTATAGTTTCCTCGCCCACACCAAAAGCGGCTGTACGAAATATCACACCTTCTTTGTTTTCGAGAACGGATTTTGCAACCTCGGTCAGTCTATGCCTTTCTTGCTGTTCTGTTATCTTCTTAGAGATTCCGATGTGTTTTGAGAAGGGTGTATAGACGAGGCTACGACCTGGAATACTAACTTTTAGAGTTATCTGAGGACCTTTCGATCCAACAGGGTCTTTGCTAACCTGGACAAGGACCTTGTTACTTTTCTCCAGTTTGGATTGTCCGGATGCATCCTTGAACCTAAGAAAAGCGTTTCTTCCAATTCCGATATTCACAAATGCCGCTTCTAGACTGGGAACGACATTCTCCACCTTACCCAGATAGATGTTCCCTGTAACGCTCTCGCTATCCATGTCTTCGAAGAAGATTTCTTCTAGCTGATCACCATCCAGCGAGGCGATTCTGACCTCATCTTCAATTCGACTGAAGACTATGGTCTGCGTTCTGTTATTCTTTATTCTTGCCACCGCCCTTTCATTTCTATTGACAGAACTGGATTTCAAATTTACTACAACTAATGTTCGTTTTCAAACGATCAAAAAGCTGGCCACCTTTTGGTGGCCAGCGCTATTCATTCATCTCGATTATTCCAACAGACCCGTTCTTCCTGGTATAAAGAACATTGACTTCATCTGTCTCGACATTCCTGTAGACAAAAAAGGTGTGGCCAAGCATTTCCATCTGAAGCAGGGCCTCCTCCTCAGTCATGGGCTTGATTGTGAACTTCTTCCGTCGAGTGATTACTGCTGATTGATCTTCCTCGAACTTGGAGGGAATTGATTCGAGGTTTTCCTTAAGGCCGTTTTTGTGCTTATAGCGAGTTCTCTCTTTGAACCTCTTTATTCTTCTCTCAAAGGAATCAGATGCTGAATCGATGACTGTGTAGAAATCACTGCCCTTCTCTTCCACACGAACCATCACACCTGGTAAATGAGCAGTTGCTTCGATTTTGTAGAAAGCTCTTTCCTTCGAGAGCCTGAGATCCATCGAGATTAGTTTCTCCTCGTTGACAACTTTCGACACTTTTGAGAACCTCTTGTCGATGTAGTCTTTCATGGAGTCTGTTACAGTTACGTCTTTGGAGTAGATGTTGTAATCCATGATAACCCTCCTCTCGTGTGATGTGACTCAAGTTGTGTTACTACATGTTATCACAATATCAAATACCGTTACAGTACACCGCGATCAAGATCCTGTCCAACGGTTGATTGCTTGCTCTCCATCTGGTAGAGATTTACCGAACCCAGATTGGCCCACCCATTCTCAAGATGATAAGCAAGCTGAACGGGAAATACTTTGTACTTTTTGATCTCTTCAAATCTTACCCACTTCACATCAACTAACGTCGGCATTCCCAAGTTATCGGGATCTGATCCCAGTTTGACACTTCCTGAGACGTAATCGCAGGAAAATATCACCTCCAGAAGGTTTTCTCTTCTAAATTCCTGTAGTGCGACAACAGAGCGAGGTGAAACTTCGAGATCTGTTTCTTCCCTTATCTCTCTCTTGACAGCGCTGAGAAGATCTTCGTCGGGTTCGACAAGTCCGCCGGGAAAACACCAGAAGGGAGGTCTGTCGCGATGCTCATGACGAACAAGAAGAACAGATTCGTCTTTTATAACTACAGCTCTTACACCAATTCGATGTGTATTCTTCATATGCACACCTCGACCATGCCTCGTTTATAGTATATCACCTCTTCGCCAGTTGATTGATATAATTTGAGATAGGATAGGAGGTTATGAGATGCGTTATTCAAGAGTTAGGACGATTACAACCATGGGTTTAAACGTTTTGGATGTTCTCGTTGAACTAGATATTGACAGTAGAGCAATTATCCAAGAAATGGATATTGTGGGTCTCGGAGATACTGTTATTAAGGAGAGCAAGAAGAGAGTTAAGAGTGCCGTTAAGAACTCAGGAATTGAGCTCCCCAATGGTCGGATAACGGTAAATCTCGCTCCGAGTGACGTGAAAAAGGAGGGATCATATCTCGATCTCCCTATAGCGGTGGGGCTTCTAAAAGCCACGTCCAAAATAAAGACCGATCTCTCGGACTTTGTCTTTTTTGGAGAACTCGGTCTTGATGGAAGCTTAAGACGTGTTAGGGGAGTCTTGCCCATTCTACTGTCACTTTCAAGCAGGGCAAAGGGTATGAAAGTAGTACTTCCGGCCCCAAATGGCCAAGAGGCCTCGATAGTGGACAACCTTACGATCTACACTGCCGAGAGTCTAAATGATTTGGTTGGTTTCCTCAACGGATATGTTCAGAAGAGACCTGTTGTATATTCGGAGCCTGAACTTGGAAATATGAGTGGGCCCGACATGTCCGAAATAAAGGGCCAGGAGTTTGCCAAGAGGGCTTGTGAAGTTGCCGCAGCAGGTGGGCACAACATTTCTCTTCGAGGTTCACCGGGCTGTGGCAAGACGATGCTGGCTCGCAGAATTCCATCGATCCTTCCACCGTTGACTATGGATGAAGCTATTGAGACAACGATGATTTACAGTGTTGCCGGGCTGCTGGGCGATAGAGGGTTGGTAAAGCAGAGACCATTCAGGTCGCCTCATCATACCGCGTCTACAACTTCCATTGTTGGCGGTGGAAACGATGCGAGACCCGGTGAGATAAGCCTGGCTCATAATGGTGTTCTTTTCATGGATGAATTTCCCGAATTTAGAAGAGATGTGATTGAGGCCCTAAGGCAACCACTTGAAGATGGCGTAATTACCGTGGCAAGAGCGAAACTTACCGCTACTTATCCCGCGAGATTCATGATGGTTGCTGCCCAGAACCCATGTCCTTGCGGGTGGTATGGCGATAAGACAAGAGAATGCACGTGCTCATGGTACGACATTCAGAGATACAACAGAAAGATCTCTGGTCCAATGGAGGATAGAATTGATATCTTTGTCGATCTACCCAGACTTGATTTCGAAAAGTACATGGAGAACTCAACGGCAGAAAGCTCCGGCGAAATTCGGAAGAGGGTCATTGCAGCAAGAAAGAGGCAGTCGAAAAGATATGAAGGAATGAGCATATTCTCGAATAGTCAGCTGGGTCATGCCTTGCTGAAAGAATACGTACCGCTTGATGCAGCATCGAGATCACTTCTCTCGGCGGCCATGGATAAGATGAAATTAACTGCAAGGGCAATTGATAGAGTTCTTAAATTAGCACTTACAATAGCAGATCTCGAAGAAAGCGGAGTTCAGTCCAGGCATATTGCAGAAGCTTTACAGTATCGAAGAAAGACCTAGAGTTCAGTACTCTGGGTCTTCATAAGAGATCTGACAAGAAGAAAACCGAACGGAATGACAAACAATGAGTAGACAAGTACCGACGTGATCCCTCCAAAGTTTGGTACGTAGATCCATGTTGCAGTAACTATCGAGAACAGATAGCTGAGACCGAACCATCAATATCTGACAGAAAGCTCTGTGCAAACAAGGATAACGGTACCGGGAAGCATCTCTATTAGACCGGCCATAGAAAAACCGTGGGAAAGAAGCGCAAAGCCTACAAGTATCAAGCCGGCTGATCTCCCAATGATTGAAATCGACTGCCTTCTCTCAAGAGTGAATCCAGAAAAAAAGACGGCCTTTGCAACAAAAGGAACAAGAATGAAAGAGATCGCACCGTCGATCGTAAGGATGTACTTCATTACAATGTAAAAGATCGCCAAAACAAAGCTTATTCCCAATGCTATATTAGATGAAAGGTTGTCAATAGCCTTTTCTCTTTCGTCAAATTCGGGGATTACTCGTAGCGTTCTCAGTGATGGAAAAAGAAAGAGCCCCAGCAAAAGCAGAGAATACCAGCTTGCCGCGGTCCAAATGAGAGAAATCGATAGGGTAATTACCAAGACATCGAATATCAAGATAACCATTTTAAGCACCAACCTAATCACCTTCTTCAAGTTCAAAGAGTTCCTCGACGGTACAGTAAAGAATATTTGCAAGCTTAAGAGCAAGTTTAACTGAAGGGTTGAACTTTCCCTTTTCGACCGCGATTATTGTCTGCCGGCTCACTCCTGCCATTCTTGCCAGATTGTCCTGTGTCATGTCTCGATTCTAAATCTGAATTCCTTCAGCCTGTTGTTCAAATCATCACCTGAGACAGGTGTATACAGTACTTTACATAATGTCAAGTATTATATCCTCACATCTATGTGATTCGGCTTTCTCAAGCAAATTATAACGTTTGAAGAAAAGAGTAAAGAGCTCTCTTGTCAAAACGCATAAGCCACAATATTGCACTAGATTGTTTTTGAGATGTTCAGTGGGTGAATGTATGAAATCTGGAATCTTCGAAAAAACTGATCTTGCTTTCAAGTCGAACAATCCTCGTCTATCGAAAGTCTTTCTTCCATGGATAGTGGAGAATCCAAGATACATTCGTTGTTCTGCAAAACTTTTGGAAGCATTCAAAGAATCTGAATCGCTGAAAGAGACTCCCTACTTCAGGAAGGATTGATGGTTCATCCTATAATGATAATGAGTACCACGAACAGGTGCAATCTCAACTGCAAGGGATGCTTCGCAAGTACTCTTGGCAACTCCGGAAGGGCTACCTACGGTAAGAGGACTATGGACAGCGAAGATTGGGACAAAGTGATTGATAAGGGCAGAGGGCTCAGGGTTTTTACTTTTCTTGTCGCGGGAGGCGAATCATTCGTGAATCCACACGGGTCACATTTTCTTGAGTGGTTTGTTTCTTCGGTAATTCTGTCTTTCAGACAATAGATAATCTCTAATGCGTAAAGAGGTTATGAATAGAGCTTTTGGTCGACATACTCTTTCTGATTGTGCTACGAAAGAGAACAGGACTGGAGATATTTATATCTAACTTCGTCACAGAAGAATTCTTCGAATAATTCATCAGTTGATATTCTTTCGGCTCCACCAGATAGGTGCTTGTCGCCCAAATTGTAGCTCTACTGATAAATCATGTCTAGCCATTCCAGTTTATCAGTTTCAGCCTCTAGAGAAGGAACTCAGTTGAAATACTCCTGATGGTTCATTAGGTCCTTAAACGCTGGCTTCATCTACAGTCTAAGAGCTTTCCGCTGAAGAAAGCAATTTGTCTTTCAAGATGGGAGCATATCGCTTCTATGTCTTCTAGATCTACTCTGTTCTCATCTTCTCTTTCCGGGTGAAAGGCAAAACGAGGATCCATGTGAACGATTACGCGATCACGGCGATTCTTGAGTCTTACTATTCTATTTGCAAGGAGAGCTTCTTCCTTCTCAAAGTCGTCGAGAACACGATAGAGCTCTCTTCGAAATTGCCTGGGACAGCCCTGCCGAATGTATTCACGGAAACTCTTCATTGTGAATCCGCTGTTCCTTACGAGCTTTGAAGCTCTAATGACAGCACTTTCGAAGAGCGAGCTTCTTATAACACTGTCATTTTCAGATTTTAAGAGCTCTATTTCCGCCCTCAGAAGCTTTGTCTCATCCCTGAGAACTCTACTCCTGACTTGATAGCCTTCCAGCTTTTCGGGTTTGATAATCGAAAATAAGTCCATACACAATTATAACTTTTTGTCGAAAGTGAACTGAAGATGAAAAAAGCGGGCTATTGCCCGCTTTTCAGTATGAAAGAGTTTTTCTTCAGGGAGTCCAGGTAATGTAGCGCATTGGTTCCTGAATAGATCCAGCAACCGAGCGCTCCGTAAGGGTCCATGAAGTGCTGGACGGAGTGACTCCCTTAATTGCCGTATAGCATTTGTAGAACAGAGCTGGCAACCAATCTATTGATTTAGTATCGGCATATGCAGTCACTTCCGGCCAATGCGCATCACTTGTGTAATAAGCTAGTTTCTGCAGGAAGTCCCCTGACCACTCAACATACATATCGGTAGGATTGTGATCTGCGTATCCGCCCGCGCTATCCCAGTCTGGGTATGCGCTCTTGGCAGCGGTAGTCGTAGTGATGATAATCTCGATGTTTGCTGGTGTTACTCCACCGGATTTCAGGCCTTCAAGCCAGCTACCAGCATGGCAGGATTCGATGATTATGCAGAACTTAACGTTCGGATGCTCAAGGATGTAGCTTCTCAACTGATTCGCGTAGAAAGTTGTTCCTCCAAGATTCATCAGGTTAGTGTTTCCATGTGCGATGAAATAGAGCGTAATGTAGTCTACCTTCTCTGTCATTAAGAGATCATTGATCGCAGCTTGAACGGCAGTCCAGTTTGGAGCGGCTGCACCCGAAACATACTTCACGTCACGCACTCTGTCAGAACCCATTATGGCCTTGAAGGCATCAGACATTAGGTTTCTAACGTCACGAGCCTGTGCGTAAAGATTCTGTGTGGGAGTTATTCCACTGGTTATTACAGCTCCCTTTATCCTTAGAAATCGAGCAATCCAATCGATATCTATTACTGTGATTATAGGCTTAATAATCTTCCATTTATCCCAAATAACTGCGGTGGCATAGACTTCCCTGTCGCTCATCGCTGTAACCATGTTTCCATTTAGTGTTGGCCAGCCCTCAGTGTCTTCTTCAAAAATAATCTGGCCGCCTTTAGAGACTACGACAAGTTTTCCAGGGTGATCATAGAATGCACCGGGAGCTTCATCCAGATAGAAGAAATAACCTGCTTCATTTATCCCTTGCAACTGATACTGGAGTTGCGGGACTTTAGCCGACTCGGATCCGATGACGTCTCCCTCTCCCACTTCACCCAGGAGAAGTCCGGTGAATGGACCTTCGGGTTCTCCTTCAGACTCTATGAATTGAATGAACTTCTTTGTGGCAGCGGCGACAGGGTCTTTGGGAATACAGGAAGATATAAGAAGCATTGCAATGAGAGCCGCAACAATAACTATCGATACTCTTTTCAGCCGCATAGTATCACCTTCCCCTCATGCGGAAGCTTCGCTATCCAATACGGGCTATATGTCAATAGATCATTGTGCACGCAGATTATAGTATTGGAAGAACAATATAGATATTTTGATTCACTCAACGATCGATTACGTCATAAATTCGATTGTTCAAGTATTTCGAGTAAGATTGCATGTCGAGTGTAAGTATTGTAGTGATATCACAACGAAGAGTCGTGATTATTGGGAGTGGCAACTGTGAAATGAAAGCAGGTATTTCAAAATGAAAAAGAGGGTGTTTCCACCCTCTTATGGTTTGTCATTTGAATCAGTAATACTCAATCTCTCTTGTCTCTTCCTGCTCTATCGTTGCAAGCTCTTTCCAACCATCTTTTTCTAGATCAGCTATATTCATGACGTAGTAGGCTACCATAGAAACGTAGTTCCCCATAGAGTCGTATTCATATTCGTACACCACTGCTTCCTTCTCATCTCCCCAGTAGCTATCGGAGATCTTGATCGATACGTCACCCATTTCGTTGTACTCAAGAGTAGATTCTATCGGTTCGGGTTCTGTGCCTGGTTCTGCGAACATGTACATATACTCCAGCTCTCTAACGCTCTGGTTCCTATCATTGTACTCGAAAATGGTCTTTGTAAGGACCATTCCCATCATTCCAAAGGATTCCTCAACCAGATTTCCGTTGTCATCGTATTTCATCGATATGGTCATCTCGATTTCCTGTCCCTCGCTCATTCCGCTGATCTTCTGAGCGACTAGTCTTCCCGCTTCATCGTATTCCATAACCAGATTGGAGTCACCTTCAGAGTCTTCAACGATTATTCCGGCAATTCTTCCGTTCTCAACCCTGATTTCATCGATTGATTCTTCAACACCATTTTCTCTTCCTGAAACAGAGAGTAGGTTGCCGTTGATATCATAGTTAAATATTATCGCACTCTTCTCGTTGCCTTCTTTGTCATACTCAATCTGAGAAACAAGACCGCCCAGCGGATTGAAAGAGAGTATGGAGTACCCGGAAAGCACGAATTCTTCGTCGATCCCAAGTTCCATTTCATTTTCGGGGTAGAGTATCTTAACAGTTTTTACGGGTCCTCTCAATTCAAAATCCGCCTTGCTCATAGGTATCATGAACTCTGATTGTCCCAGAGCAACCAAAGAGAGAATCAACAATGCTGAGACTAGGATAATTCTTTTCATTGCTACACCTCCATGTGCTAAGTTACTATAATCATACAGTAGCTAGAGAAAATCGGTATCATTTATCTGACCTGTAGGTGGAGAAAATGAAGGACTTGTCTATTGATAGGCCCTCTGCTGAAGAGGCAGAGAGAATCATGAAGAATATGTACCACTCAATTCCAGAATCAAGCAGTGGAATGTACTCACTTTCCGAACTCAGGCCGGTGGAAGAAGTCTACTACGATTTTCTAAAGAAGGGAGATTCTTTGATTGTTCTGAGGAACGGCTCTGAGATAGCAGGACACGTTCATTTCGGTCCGCAGAGAGAGGACAGAGTTTCCACTGAAGAAAAAGGCCATATATACGACCTGTATGTCGACAAAAAGTGCAGAGGCAAAGGAGCTGGAAGGCTGTTACTTCAGGAGGCAGTCAATGAACTTAGAAACTCATCTTATGTCACTGTAACTGCAAACACGTATCGGAACGGTGCAGGATGGAGACTTCTGAAGAGCGAAGGCTTTAGTGAAACGAAGGTATCCTTCAGCTTCAGTAGAATATACGGCGCTTTCAACGAAAGCGAATTCGAGATATTTCGCGGTGTTCCAGAGGATTTAAGAGCTCTTTTCACCGAACTGTCATGTACTGCAAAATCAATTAGAGACCAGCTATCTGTAACGGCCAGTGAACTATTCTTCACACTGAACAATGCTCTGGACTCCGGAGGGAGAGTACTTATTTGTCAACATGAGAAGGAAACAGTTGGACTTCTTATATATTCGATTTTCGAAGACCTAATGACTTTCAACTATCTCGGATTCGTTGAGTTCATCTTGGTCGGCTCCCGTTTCCGTAGAAAGGGAATAGGTCAAAGCCTTCTGTCGTTCCTCTCCGAGGATCTCTCAAAGAATGGTGTAGACCAAACGTTCTTTGAGTGCGTTTTTGACAGCGATTACCACAAGTGGTCTGAGCTTGTTGGAATGCGAGAATTCTCTGTTCTTCTCGAAAAGAGTTTTGAGTGATAAGAATCTCTAAGTAGCTGATTTGCACAGGAGTTCTTGTTGAAAATCGAACTTACTCACGTTGATGTCTTCGCTAAGCCTTCTTGGGAGAGTGATATAATTTATAGGTCTATAAAACTAAAGGAGAATCTCCCTTGCATAACAAACGTCTTCCACTCTTGCTGACATCTCTGTTAGTGTTCTTCGTGATGTTCGGTTTTGGCTTGCTCTTGCAGCTGAAGCTAAGAGAACTTGGGGCCTCACTTCTTATGGTTGGGCTTCTTACAACAGTGAGAGGAGCTGTGGAGACTTTTGGTTCTCCGGCCTGGGGAGCAATAGCTGACGGGCTCAAGAGGCGGAAGCCACTAATGATAATGCTTGTGATGACTTCTGCTCTTCTGTACTTTGCCTATTCAGTTATAGAGACCCCGGGGGTTTTCGTATTGTTTTCTGCTCTGATTGCATTCTTCACAGCTGGATTTGAGCCCATAGCAATGGCGCTCAGCACAGAGCGGTCAAGAGACTCTGTCAGAAACACTTCAAGGGAATTGTCTATACTGAACACCGCCAATTCGATGGGGATGTTGACAGGCAGGCTGCTGCTTTCAGTGCTTCTAGTGTTTTTCACTGTAACCCAGACTATCAACTGGTACGCAACAATAGCTCTATTAGCAGTGATTCCTGCCCTTTTCCTGAGGGATCTAGAACACACTGTCGCGCGCAGAAAGGGTTTTCTGAACAGGTTGTTTCCTCTTAAGCAGGATTCTTCGCCGCTCTGGAAAAATGGACTGTGGGCAGTTTATGCTGGTACTTTCTTGAGACAGCTTGGAACGGCCGGAGCCACTTCGATAATTGCAATATATATGACTGAAAGAATCGGCTTGTCAGGAGCGGCTACAGCAATTATTACTTCGATAAACCCCTTTATGCAGATCTTTTCTCATATCTTCTTCGGAAGAGTGATATCGAAAACTGGACCAAGAAAGAGCACGCTGATCGGTATAGGTCTAACAATATTCACAATGATTTTCTTTGCTGTGGCAAAGAGCTGGGTCCTCATTGCGATCGGGTACTTCTGCCTCGGTATTGCCTTTGGAGCTTTCATAAACGGTGCCGGAACTATGATATCTCTTAGTTCACCGCCGGAGAGAAGAGCCGAATTTCTAGGACTTCTCAGGTCGGCGAGAGCCATTGGTTTCATGGTGGGGCCATTACTGGCCGGAATGGTTGCAGAATACTCTTATTTCGGCATGTTCATTATGATGGCTTCACTCATTGCCACTGGAGGACTAATCGTAATCGTTTTTACGAAGGATCGATTCATTACAAGCTGAGTCAAACTGGCGTGTGATAATGTATTAGAACACAGGAGTGATAGGAGATCATTCAAAGTAATTGGCAATGTTATCAGCAAGAAGAGTCAAGCGGAGGTGAATGAATTTGCTGAGATACATATTCAAAATCCTGGTGTCATCGGTAATAATCGCTCTTGTTTCTGAAGTTAGCAAGAAGTCTGGATACATTGGAGGACTTATAGCATCTTTACCTCTTACTTCCATGCTGGCGCTATTCTGGCTCTACAACGATACGAAAAATGCAAGTAAAGTTGCAGAACTCTCGACCGGCATTCTCCTGTTTGTTCTTCCTTCTCTGATTTTCTTTGTTGCGATGCCATTGTTTCTTAGAAGAGGCATCAATTTCTATGTAGCACTTGCCTTGTCTAGTGGAATCATGATGGCGGGCTATGCCTTCTTTTCACTTATCCTTTCAAAGTTTGGAGTAAGATTATAGCAGTTCTGACTTAAGCGAATTGTTTGACTGCTGTTTGTGAAGCGGTGTGATCCTGAGCGTTTCACAAGAAAATCCTGGTTATGCTCAGGTAGATTCCCAGAATTATGAAAACTATGCCGGTAATTGTCCTCGCCCAGAATTCGAATCTGCTGATTTGCTTGAACATCTGCGCGACCAGCTTGGTGCTTATGGCAATGCCGATTGCAACTACCACGACAGGTAGGCCTGTGCCGATACCATAGATTGCAGGAATCATTAGCCTGGACTGTTCATT is a genomic window containing:
- a CDS encoding MFS transporter, whose translation is MHNKRLPLLLTSLLVFFVMFGFGLLLQLKLRELGASLLMVGLLTTVRGAVETFGSPAWGAIADGLKRRKPLMIMLVMTSALLYFAYSVIETPGVFVLFSALIAFFTAGFEPIAMALSTERSRDSVRNTSRELSILNTANSMGMLTGRLLLSVLLVFFTVTQTINWYATIALLAVIPALFLRDLEHTVARRKGFLNRLFPLKQDSSPLWKNGLWAVYAGTFLRQLGTAGATSIIAIYMTERIGLSGAATAIITSINPFMQIFSHIFFGRVISKTGPRKSTLIGIGLTIFTMIFFAVAKSWVLIAIGYFCLGIAFGAFINGAGTMISLSSPPERRAEFLGLLRSARAIGFMVGPLLAGMVAEYSYFGMFIMMASLIATGGLIVIVFTKDRFITS
- a CDS encoding NUDIX domain-containing protein, coding for MKNTHRIGVRAVVIKDESVLLVRHEHRDRPPFWCFPGGLVEPDEDLLSAVKREIREETDLEVSPRSVVALQEFRRENLLEVIFSCDYVSGSVKLGSDPDNLGMPTLVDVKWVRFEEIKKYKVFPVQLAYHLENGWANLGSVNLYQMESKQSTVGQDLDRGVL
- a CDS encoding Rne/Rng family ribonuclease, giving the protein MKSSSVNRNERAVARIKNNRTQTIVFSRIEDEVRIASLDGDQLEEIFFEDMDSESVTGNIYLGKVENVVPSLEAAFVNIGIGRNAFLRFKDASGQSKLEKSNKVLVQVSKDPVGSKGPQITLKVSIPGRSLVYTPFSKHIGISKKITEQQERHRLTEVAKSVLENKEGVIFRTAAFGVGEETIKEELESLRSNWNQINETFRRSRKPKILYEEPSFVEYILRERLTENTKEIVVDSEELWHDVVAGISKFKSGFKPVVRYVEGDAFASEEVYEKMKILYTRMVSLPGGGNIYIDRTEAMTVIDVNSASNISGNDVSETSLNTNLEAASEIARQLRLRNIGGIVVIDFIDMKSDEDRQKIIDSLTSEFKKDKARTMIMGFTRLGLLEMTRKRSTAAIGSKLYSSCPICKGTGRIESPRAVYQRLLKDLARGFQDETISGAAVQVYQNMSGILTPENQKNLGRTLKREISVGFTWPIPTSYEVKFVKQQEKPKRPRRKKRSLNDSLFFSGGCDRD
- a CDS encoding C13 family peptidase, translating into MRLKRVSIVIVAALIAMLLISSCIPKDPVAAATKKFIQFIESEGEPEGPFTGLLLGEVGEGDVIGSESAKVPQLQYQLQGINEAGYFFYLDEAPGAFYDHPGKLVVVSKGGQIIFEEDTEGWPTLNGNMVTAMSDREVYATAVIWDKWKIIKPIITVIDIDWIARFLRIKGAVITSGITPTQNLYAQARDVRNLMSDAFKAIMGSDRVRDVKYVSGAAAPNWTAVQAAINDLLMTEKVDYITLYFIAHGNTNLMNLGGTTFYANQLRSYILEHPNVKFCIIIESCHAGSWLEGLKSGGVTPANIEIIITTTTAAKSAYPDWDSAGGYADHNPTDMYVEWSGDFLQKLAYYTSDAHWPEVTAYADTKSIDWLPALFYKCYTAIKGVTPSSTSWTLTERSVAGSIQEPMRYITWTP
- a CDS encoding YifB family Mg chelatase-like AAA ATPase; the protein is MRYSRVRTITTMGLNVLDVLVELDIDSRAIIQEMDIVGLGDTVIKESKKRVKSAVKNSGIELPNGRITVNLAPSDVKKEGSYLDLPIAVGLLKATSKIKTDLSDFVFFGELGLDGSLRRVRGVLPILLSLSSRAKGMKVVLPAPNGQEASIVDNLTIYTAESLNDLVGFLNGYVQKRPVVYSEPELGNMSGPDMSEIKGQEFAKRACEVAAAGGHNISLRGSPGCGKTMLARRIPSILPPLTMDEAIETTMIYSVAGLLGDRGLVKQRPFRSPHHTASTTSIVGGGNDARPGEISLAHNGVLFMDEFPEFRRDVIEALRQPLEDGVITVARAKLTATYPARFMMVAAQNPCPCGWYGDKTRECTCSWYDIQRYNRKISGPMEDRIDIFVDLPRLDFEKYMENSTAESSGEIRKRVIAARKRQSKRYEGMSIFSNSQLGHALLKEYVPLDAASRSLLSAAMDKMKLTARAIDRVLKLALTIADLEESGVQSRHIAEALQYRRKT
- the hpf gene encoding ribosome hibernation-promoting factor, HPF/YfiA family gives rise to the protein MDYNIYSKDVTVTDSMKDYIDKRFSKVSKVVNEEKLISMDLRLSKERAFYKIEATAHLPGVMVRVEEKGSDFYTVIDSASDSFERRIKRFKERTRYKHKNGLKENLESIPSKFEEDQSAVITRRKKFTIKPMTEEEALLQMEMLGHTFFVYRNVETDEVNVLYTRKNGSVGIIEMNE
- a CDS encoding RHS repeat domain-containing protein produces the protein MKRIILVSALLILSLVALGQSEFMIPMSKADFELRGPVKTVKILYPENEMELGIDEEFVLSGYSILSFNPLGGLVSQIEYDKEGNEKSAIIFNYDINGNLLSVSGRENGVEESIDEIRVENGRIAGIIVEDSEGDSNLVMEYDEAGRLVAQKISGMSEGQEIEMTISMKYDDNGNLVEESFGMMGMVLTKTIFEYNDRNQSVRELEYMYMFAEPGTEPEPIESTLEYNEMGDVSIKISDSYWGDEKEAVVYEYEYDSMGNYVSMVAYYVMNIADLEKDGWKELATIEQEETREIEYY
- a CDS encoding GNAT family N-acetyltransferase; the encoded protein is MKDLSIDRPSAEEAERIMKNMYHSIPESSSGMYSLSELRPVEEVYYDFLKKGDSLIVLRNGSEIAGHVHFGPQREDRVSTEEKGHIYDLYVDKKCRGKGAGRLLLQEAVNELRNSSYVTVTANTYRNGAGWRLLKSEGFSETKVSFSFSRIYGAFNESEFEIFRGVPEDLRALFTELSCTAKSIRDQLSVTASELFFTLNNALDSGGRVLICQHEKETVGLLIYSIFEDLMTFNYLGFVEFILVGSRFRRKGIGQSLLSFLSEDLSKNGVDQTFFECVFDSDYHKWSELVGMREFSVLLEKSFE
- a CDS encoding 4Fe-4S cluster-binding domain-containing protein codes for the protein MVHPIMIMSTTNRCNLNCKGCFASTLGNSGRATYGKRTMDSEDWDKVIDKGRGLRVFTFLVAGGESFVNPHGSHFLEWFVSSVILSFRQ
- a CDS encoding DUF3147 family protein — protein: MNLLRYIFKILVSSVIIALVSEVSKKSGYIGGLIASLPLTSMLALFWLYNDTKNASKVAELSTGILLFVLPSLIFFVAMPLFLRRGINFYVALALSSGIMMAGYAFFSLILSKFGVRL